The Methanobrevibacter olleyae genomic interval TTCTTCAGTTATCCTATCAAAGATACGAGCTCCTCAAGTTGATATAATGATTAAAGACTTGAAATATGCTCAAAAGGTTCTTGCAAATGAAATAAAGACTAGGGATATGTCTCCTGAAGAAGCAAGTAGAAAAGGTGTTAAACTTATATTAACCGGCCCATCTACTATTGTTCACTCATCACGAATAGAATCTTTTTATAAAGAGAGAAATCCTGCAATTATTGATTGTGCTTATGCCTTAAGACGTGAAGTTGAATCAGCTGAAAAATCTGGAGCTAAATATGTTCAGATTGATGATCCATTCTTATCTACTGGAATGGTTGATTTAAAAGTTGCAAAAGAATCTATTGCTATATTAACTGATGGTATTGAAATACCAATGGCTATGCATGTTTGTGGAAATTTGAATGAATGTTTTAAAGACATTGCCAAGTTTCCAATTGATATTTTAGACTGTGAATTTGCAGGAAACAATGTGAATATTGGTGTTTTAGAAGAAAATGCAGATTTACTTAAAGGTAAAAAATTGGGATTCGGCTGTGTTGATTCTGCTCTTAATGCTGTTGATGATAAAGAAGAAGTAAAAGCTTTAATTCAAAGAGGAATCGATGCTGTAGGTAAAGAGAAGATGATTTTAGATCCTGATTGTGGACTTAGAAAAGTAGATATTCCAATTGCAATGGAAAAGTTAAAAATCATCTCTGATTTAGCAAAAGAGTTTAATTAAGAGTTTTTTAATTTTTCTTTTTTAAAATTATTTTTTCAAGATTTTCATTTATAATAATTATTTTTTCAACACTTTCATTTATAATAATTATTTTTTCAATTATTTTTTCAACATTCTCATTTATAATACTTACTTTTTCAAGATTTTCATTTATAATAATTATTTTTTTCTATTTTTAATTAAATGAATTATTAGAGGGTATTTTATTCTTTGATTAGCCATCTTCTAAAAAGAAGTTTTAGAGGGTATTTTATTCTTTGATTAATCATCTTCTAATAGGAAATCGATTATATTAACAAATTTTATCCCTTTCCATTCCATCTTAACATTTTTATCTAATGTTAAGACTATTTTTTCATAATTGTCCTTAATTAATTCTAAGGATTCGCATTTTTCTTTAAGGATTTCCTTATCATTAATGGTTTTACAGATTTGATAATATTTACGTGTTTCAGGGGTTCTAACAACAAAGCTTATTTCTTTATTATTATATTTCCCAACTCTTATTTTATAATTTCTATGTAACAAGTTCAAAAATACAATATTTTCTAATATATTATTTTTGATATCTTCGCTAAATCCCATTATTGAATTATTAATTCCTGTATCTCCAACATAATACTTAGGTAATGTTTTTAATTCTTTATCTTTAGCAATATCATACCTACGTACTGAATAAAAAAGATGGGATTCTTCTAAGATTTTTAAATAGTCTAAAACTGTTGTTGGAGTAGTTTTTTTACAATCTTTTTTTAGGTACTTACATAAATTTTTTGATGATGTAAGATTACCTAAATTGAGTAAGGTGTATTTAATGATTCTTTCAAGTAATATAACATTTTTAATAGAATTTTTTTTAACGATATCCTGTAAAAATATAGTATTATAAACTCCAAAAACTAAATTCTTTAAAATATTATTCTTATTATCATACTCAAACAATATAGGTAATGATCCGTATTTCACATATTCTTTAAACTCTTTAGAATAATCTTTATTCGAACTGACTTTAAATGCATTGTTTTTATCTAAGACTTGGAGTAATATTTCTTCTTTTTCTTTATTTGTAATTTTATTTAAGTTAGTTTTATTAAATTCATATTTTAACTCTAAAAATTCTCTAAATGATAAAGGCAATACTTTTATTTCATTGTATTCTAATTCAAAAAAGTTTTTTAATCTCTTAAAGTTAATACCTATAAAATATAAGTCTATGATAATATTATTATTTTCATTGATTTTTGACAATAGCTCAGGTAATATAAATTTCCAGTTGTGCAAATCTTGAATTTCATCAAAGAAGATATAATTATTCTTATTAGTTTTTATTTTTTTATTAATTAAGTTAGGTAGTTCGGAATCTTCTAAATTATTTTTTAATTTTAATAAATCGCAATCGATATTACATTCTATATAGATTATATTATTGTTTCTATCAGACTCTAATTCTTTTACAAATTCTTTTACAATACTTGTTTTTCCAGATTGTCTCATCCCACTAATTAACTTAATTTTATTATTATCTTTATATTTCCTTAAATCATTTATATAAACTTCTCTATTTAACACAATATCACCTTTTAATTAAGCTTATAAGTTTTAGATTTTTCTGTTTTTTGTATTGTGAATTTTTTATTTTAAGTTTGCTAATAAAAAAGAATTATATTTAATAAAATAAATATTGGAATTCTTTTTTTATTAGCAATTAATTTTTATCTAATAGTTTTTTAAGGTCATTTTGTTTTTCCTATTTTGAGAATGCCGGCAGAATGATACTTCTTTCACCATCTGCTTCAAATTCTCTTAGTGCACCTTTAGCAATACATTTTCTAGGATGTAGAAAGTCGAAGGATAAATTCTTATCTGCAAATGCAATTTTAATTAATGGATTTACACAGAAAGCATCTCCCCTTGCAGCATGAGGTGCTTGAGCAATTCCAGCATATTCTGGTTGGTGTCCTACATTCATTGCATAGTTAGGATAGTTAGG includes:
- a CDS encoding ATP-binding protein, coding for MLNREVYINDLRKYKDNNKIKLISGMRQSGKTSIVKEFVKELESDRNNNIIYIECNIDCDLLKLKNNLEDSELPNLINKKIKTNKNNYIFFDEIQDLHNWKFILPELLSKINENNNIIIDLYFIGINFKRLKNFFELEYNEIKVLPLSFREFLELKYEFNKTNLNKITNKEKEEILLQVLDKNNAFKVSSNKDYSKEFKEYVKYGSLPILFEYDNKNNILKNLVFGVYNTIFLQDIVKKNSIKNVILLERIIKYTLLNLGNLTSSKNLCKYLKKDCKKTTPTTVLDYLKILEESHLFYSVRRYDIAKDKELKTLPKYYVGDTGINNSIMGFSEDIKNNILENIVFLNLLHRNYKIRVGKYNNKEISFVVRTPETRKYYQICKTINDKEILKEKCESLELIKDNYEKIVLTLDKNVKMEWKGIKFVNIIDFLLEDD
- a CDS encoding methionine synthase gives rise to the protein MITTVVGSFGIDLKEPKTFVEKLKSSIGLYDPYKIAIEEAVKLQLNCGVDIIGDGQPRGDMVASFVKHIPGFSYEMNSSVILSKIRAPQVDIMIKDLKYAQKVLANEIKTRDMSPEEASRKGVKLILTGPSTIVHSSRIESFYKERNPAIIDCAYALRREVESAEKSGAKYVQIDDPFLSTGMVDLKVAKESIAILTDGIEIPMAMHVCGNLNECFKDIAKFPIDILDCEFAGNNVNIGVLEENADLLKGKKLGFGCVDSALNAVDDKEEVKALIQRGIDAVGKEKMILDPDCGLRKVDIPIAMEKLKIISDLAKEFN